The Microcystis panniformis FACHB-1757 region ATAAGCTATTAGAGCAGATTCAGTCAGCTTTAGGACAGAATCATCCCCTAGAGTCCATTTTATCGGCTTGGGCGAAAGATATCTCACCTTTAGGAATTGCCATCGCAGCTTCTCTCTATACTTTTCTGCAAACGACCGAGGATTTCGCCGTGAGCGTGCGTCGCGCTAATTCTAGTCCCTATCAACGGCAATTAACCACCACTTTAGCGGGGATTTGGGCGGGATTGTACAACGGTATCGAGGGGATTCCCCTAGCTTGGCGGCAAAATTTGCCGAAAGAGCCAGTTAAACAGCAATTAATGGATAAAGCTGGGGAAATCTATCGAATTTCTTTGGGTATATCTCCTCATCTTGTCCTATCTCCCCATACTGCCGTCGCTTACGGGGGAACAATCCAACCCCGTCCTAGCTTAAAATTGGTCTCTCAAGATAAGTAGGGTTTGCTGAAAAAGTTTTTCCTGGTGTGGGGTGTGGGGTGTGGGGTGTGGGGTTTTACCCATTTTCACCTGGTCAATTACCTAATTTTCAGGGAAAAAGTCCAGGGATTTTCCCCCCAATCACTCCAATGGTCGGCACTTTTTGAGGTCAAAAAAGTCTAAAAGCCTTATCCAGCAAAGTTTTTAGATTTATTCAGCAAACCCTACTTAGTTTGAAAGATATTTTGCACCATTTTTTTATCTAAACCTGCGGCAATTTTATCTAATTCTGTTATTTCCCCACTGTCTAAACTCCATCCTAAAGCGCCTAAATTATCCTCAGCTTGCCGAACATTTTTAGCTCCGGGTATAGGAATTGTTCCCTTACAGATACACCAATTTAAGGCAACTTGGCTAATAGTTTTATTTTTAGCTTGGGCGATAACTTCTAGGCAACTCATCAGAGGCGAAATAGCGGGAATTAATTGACCAAAAAGGAAGCGACGTAATCCTGGGGGTAAGTTTTTATTATCTCGATATTTCCCGGTTAATAACCCCAAAGCTAAGGGACTATAGGCAATAATTTTAATACCCAATTGCTCACATAGTTCCTTTAATCCCAAGTCAGCGAGAGGATAGGTAGAAAGGAGAGAATACTGTACCTGTAAACTGGTAATAGGAATGCCGCGACTGGCAAACTTTTGATAGGCAGACTTCAATCTTTTCGGTCCAAAATTGGATAAACCCACCCCTTTAACTAACCCCTTTTCCAGACAATCCCCCAATCCGTCTAATAATCCTCCCTCCTGCCATGGCGCATAATTGCCCGTTGACCAGTGCATTTGCACTAAATCCACCGGGCGGCCTAGTCTGGTTGCCGAAGCTTGACAAGCTTTCACCATGGCATGACGGGTTAAACGCCAAGGATAAGGGGCGAGTTTGGTAGCAATACGGATATGATCAGCGTTATAACCGGTATATTCCCCTGTAAAGCGTCCTAATAGCTTCTCACTCTGTCCGTTGAGTTTGCCTGTGCCGTAGGAGTCTCCCGTATCAAATAGGGTGACACCCCGCTCGACGCAGAGATTAAAAACCGCTTGTAACTGGCTATCCATACTCTCATCATAACCCCAGAGAAGACGATTTCCCCAGGCCCAAGTACCGCAGCCCATGGGGGAAGGGATAGAGTTTGATGTGTGACTTTCAAGGGATTCATGGGTTAGTTTCTCTGGGTTTTTTCTCAAGCTTTCAGCAAGATATTTTATACTAAATCTGGTTATTAAAGACTGATTATTTATTCCCATTTTTGCCTTCTGCATGAGTAGAAAACGGGTTTCTCGGAGAAACCCGTTTTCTGTACTAAATCGACTTGGGTTTTTGTTTAACAAATAATCCCCGGAACCAATAGTAAAAACTATCGATATAAGTAAAGATTACCGGCACAACCACCAAAGTTAATAGGGTGGAAGTGGT contains the following coding sequences:
- a CDS encoding ADP-ribosylglycohydrolase family protein — translated: MQKVFSPLDRLQGGLIGAYIGESLHNQPLIPAFNYEATPSTTLLLQALQSQEDLPIAIEARQQSESALLFVLLPEILTWPDHGERWQARLNFWLKKGLISELTRQEAIIWGEAVGLLLEGKRPLNQLMGQLLTINPKNKLLEQIQSALGQNHPLESILSAWAKDISPLGIAIAASLYTFLQTTEDFAVSVRRANSSPYQRQLTTTLAGIWAGLYNGIEGIPLAWRQNLPKEPVKQQLMDKAGEIYRISLGISPHLVLSPHTAVAYGGTIQPRPSLKLVSQDK
- a CDS encoding aldo/keto reductase; this translates as MGCGTWAWGNRLLWGYDESMDSQLQAVFNLCVERGVTLFDTGDSYGTGKLNGQSEKLLGRFTGEYTGYNADHIRIATKLAPYPWRLTRHAMVKACQASATRLGRPVDLVQMHWSTGNYAPWQEGGLLDGLGDCLEKGLVKGVGLSNFGPKRLKSAYQKFASRGIPITSLQVQYSLLSTYPLADLGLKELCEQLGIKIIAYSPLALGLLTGKYRDNKNLPPGLRRFLFGQLIPAISPLMSCLEVIAQAKNKTISQVALNWCICKGTIPIPGAKNVRQAEDNLGALGWSLDSGEITELDKIAAGLDKKMVQNIFQTK